One part of the Odontesthes bonariensis isolate fOdoBon6 chromosome 15, fOdoBon6.hap1, whole genome shotgun sequence genome encodes these proteins:
- the rfc4 gene encoding replication factor C subunit 4, translating into MQAFLKGATVQSRPLKGKTKAGVSTEKKARAVPWVEKYRPKCVDEVAFQEEVVAVLKKTLEGADLPNLLFYGPPGTGKTSTILAAARELYGPDLYRKRVLELNASDERGIQVVREKIKHFAQLTVSGSRPDGKPCPPFKIIILDEADAMTSAAQAALRRSMEKESRTTRFCLICNYISRVIEPLASRCSKFRFKPLANQIQEERLLQICAKENLNYTKESLAILVQVSEGDLRKAITFLQSAARLNFDKEITGQTIIEIAGVVPSKMIDNLFHIFSKGTFEKLEMAVRNLIEEGYAATQILSQLHDSIIEQDFTDKQKSVITEKMAVVGKCLSDGADEYLQILSLCSVIMQQASQS; encoded by the exons ATGCAGGCCTTTTTGAAAGGAGCGACTGTTCAAAGCAGACCTCTGAAAGGCAAGACGAAAGCAGGCGTGAGCACAGAGAAGAAGGCCAGGGCTGTTCCCTGGGTGGAAAAATA CAGACCAAAATGTGTTGATGAGGTAGCCTTCCAGGAGGAAGTTGTAGCTGTCCTGAAGAAGACGTTGGAAGGAGCAGAT CTTCCCAACTTGCTCTTTTATGGCCCTCCTGGAACAGGAAAGACATCCACCATCTTAGCCGCTGCCAGAGAACTTTATGG CCCAGATCTATACAGAAAGAGGGTTCTGGAGCTGAATGCCTCGGATGAACGAGGTATCCAGGTCGTCAGAGAGAAAATCAAGCACTTTGCTCAGCTCACTGTGTCTGGGAGTCGTCCGGA TGGGAAGCCATGTCCTCCTTTTAAGATTATCATCCTGGATGAAGCAGACGCTATGACCTCAGCAGCTCAGGCTGCTCTCAGACGATCCATGGAGAAAGAGTCTCGCACCACCCGCTTCTGTCTCATTTGTAACTATATAAGCAG GGTTATTGAGCCTCTTGCCTCCAGATGTTCCAAGTTTCGTTTCAAACCTTTGGCGAATCAGATCCAAGAAGAGCGTCTCCTGCAAATCTGTGCGAAGGAGAACCTCAACTACACAAAAGAG AGTTTAGCAATACTGGTGCAAGTGTCTGAAGGAGACCTGCGGAAAGCCATTACATTTCTCCAGAGTGCTGCACGCCTCAACTTTGACAAAGAAATCACTGGTCAAACTATTATCGAAATAGCAGGG GTAGTCCCTTCCAAGATGATTGACAACTTGTTCCATATCTTTTCAAAAGGAACATTTGAGAAACTAGAGATGGCAGTGAGG AATCTCATAGAGGAAGGCTATGCAGCCACGCAGATCCTGAGTCAACTCCATGATTCCATCATAGAGCAAGACTTCACTGACAAGCAAAAATCAGTCATCACAGAGAAAATGGCA GTTGTCGGTAAGTGCCTGTCAGATGGGGCAGATGAGTACCTACAGATATTGAGTCTATGTTCAGTCATCATGCAACAGGCCTCCCAAAGTTAA